A region of Myxococcaceae bacterium DNA encodes the following proteins:
- the rpmA gene encoding 50S ribosomal protein L27 — translation MAHKKGQGSTRNGRDSNPKYLGVKRSDGTQVLAGNILVRQRGTRIKPGKNVGCGRDHTLFALTHGVVKFERTSQERIHANVYPVV, via the coding sequence GTGGCACATAAAAAAGGGCAAGGCTCAACTCGAAACGGGCGAGATTCAAACCCGAAGTATTTGGGTGTTAAGCGATCGGATGGAACGCAAGTTCTGGCCGGCAATATTCTCGTCCGCCAACGTGGAACGAGAATTAAACCGGGTAAGAACGTGGGTTGCGGCCGAGATCACACCTTGTTTGCGTTGACCCACGGAGTGGTCAAGTTTGAACGCACCAGCCAAGAACGCATCCACGCCAACGTCTATCCGGTTGTATGA
- the rplU gene encoding 50S ribosomal protein L21, whose product MTYAIIEAAGKQHRVSAGERLKLDLTRTYQAGDAVTFDKVLMIGGEAVKLGKPLVSNAKVQATVLSTGKDKKVLVFKKKRRQGYQKSQGHRQHFVEVLINEVHSGT is encoded by the coding sequence ATGACTTATGCCATTATTGAAGCTGCTGGCAAACAGCATCGTGTCTCTGCTGGCGAGCGCTTGAAGCTCGATCTCACTCGGACTTATCAAGCCGGCGACGCCGTTACCTTTGATAAAGTCTTGATGATTGGTGGAGAAGCGGTCAAGCTTGGCAAACCTCTCGTATCGAATGCGAAGGTTCAAGCAACCGTGCTGAGCACCGGCAAAGACAAAAAAGTACTGGTCTTCAAGAAAAAACGACGCCAAGGCTACCAAAAGTCTCAAGGACACCGTCAGCATTTTGTTGAAGTTTTGATTAACGAGGTTCACAGTGGCACATAA
- a CDS encoding prolipoprotein diacylglyceryl transferase → MSGAYAIGSAVFLGKCWQAQKLSSKTLFVWLTLVVSGLVGSKWAHVLFEAKGHWLSNGTIAVSAWDLIYDDPGHAFRWSDPGYVLLGGILGALMAASLWSEIREYADLCVPALCTGLGFGRIGCYVTGCCEGVGGIPVQLIESLYAFSLIWIAKDWKQFLGYYGVFRFGIEFLRTDENRGFWALGLSTSQWICLALLTFLVKSSQLRQTRITT, encoded by the coding sequence ATGAGCGGAGCTTATGCCATCGGTTCTGCGGTGTTTTTGGGAAAGTGTTGGCAAGCTCAAAAGCTTTCTTCAAAAACTCTATTCGTTTGGCTGACACTGGTTGTGTCTGGGCTTGTGGGTTCTAAATGGGCCCATGTTTTGTTTGAAGCCAAAGGGCACTGGCTCAGCAATGGAACCATTGCTGTCAGCGCTTGGGACTTGATATACGACGATCCAGGCCATGCTTTTCGTTGGAGCGATCCAGGCTACGTTTTGTTGGGCGGAATCTTGGGCGCTCTCATGGCTGCGAGTCTCTGGTCAGAGATAAGAGAATATGCAGACTTATGCGTCCCCGCCTTGTGCACGGGTCTCGGGTTTGGGCGTATTGGCTGCTATGTCACGGGTTGCTGCGAAGGCGTCGGAGGCATTCCTGTACAACTCATTGAATCTTTGTACGCATTCTCTTTGATCTGGATTGCCAAGGACTGGAAACAATTTTTAGGATATTATGGTGTCTTTCGGTTTGGGATTGAGTTTCTTCGCACGGATGAGAATCGGGGCTTCTGGGCCTTGGGATTATCTACTTCCCAATGGATCTGCCTAGCTCTCTTGACATTTCTCGTAAAATCCAGTCAATTGCGCCAAACAAGGATTACAACATGA